In Saccharomonospora marina XMU15, one genomic interval encodes:
- a CDS encoding PLP-dependent cysteine synthase family protein: MNHTLIGARTVRPSPAQLLTTAARCPTPATVVGNTPVLWVGEAFTGSSRGFWAKLEGANPGGMKDRPALHMVSKARQRGELAPGALIVESTSGTLGLGLALAGIVHSHPVTLVTDPGMEPIVRHMLAAYGARVELVAAAHPVGGWQQARRERVRQLLESSPGSWCPDQYENPDNVDGYAALAMELIAQLGRVDVLVCSVGTGGHSAGIARVLREFCPHLRLVGVDTVGSTIFGQPAAPRLMRGLGSSIHPRNVDYPAFDEVHWVAPREAVWACRRLAATHHACGGWSVGAVALVARWLARRCDPDTRIAAVFPDGPYRYFDTVYNDSYCAEHGLLTTEPPSEPDTLACPWERAVDRWTRCTRITDPTATRGARA; the protein is encoded by the coding sequence ATGAACCACACGCTCATCGGCGCACGCACGGTGCGACCGTCACCAGCTCAGCTCCTCACCACAGCCGCTCGCTGCCCAACACCGGCTACCGTGGTCGGCAACACGCCCGTGTTGTGGGTCGGGGAGGCATTCACCGGCTCCAGCCGCGGATTCTGGGCGAAACTGGAGGGCGCCAACCCCGGTGGCATGAAGGACCGCCCGGCCCTGCACATGGTGTCCAAGGCCAGGCAACGCGGCGAGCTCGCGCCGGGCGCGCTGATCGTCGAATCCACCAGCGGCACGCTCGGCCTCGGGCTGGCGCTGGCGGGCATCGTCCACTCCCACCCCGTCACCCTGGTCACCGATCCCGGGATGGAGCCGATCGTGCGGCACATGCTGGCCGCGTACGGAGCCAGGGTCGAACTGGTGGCGGCTGCGCATCCGGTCGGCGGTTGGCAGCAAGCCAGGCGAGAACGGGTCCGGCAACTACTGGAGAGCTCCCCGGGCTCCTGGTGTCCGGACCAGTACGAGAATCCAGACAATGTGGACGGTTACGCGGCACTGGCGATGGAGCTGATCGCCCAGCTGGGCCGGGTGGACGTGCTCGTGTGCTCGGTGGGCACGGGCGGCCACTCGGCGGGCATCGCGCGGGTACTACGCGAGTTCTGCCCACACCTTCGCCTCGTCGGCGTGGACACGGTGGGCTCCACGATCTTCGGTCAACCCGCCGCGCCACGGCTGATGCGCGGGCTGGGATCGAGCATCCACCCGCGCAACGTCGACTACCCGGCCTTCGACGAGGTGCACTGGGTCGCCCCGAGGGAAGCCGTCTGGGCATGCCGAAGGCTCGCCGCCACCCACCACGCCTGCGGAGGCTGGAGTGTGGGCGCCGTCGCGCTCGTCGCGCGCTGGCTCGCCCGGCGTTGTGATCCGGACACCAGGATCGCCGCGGTGTTCCCCGACGGGCCGTACCGCTACTTCGACACCGTCTACAACGACAGCTACTGCGCCGAACACGGTCTGCTCACGACCGAACCACCGTCCGAACCGGACACTCTCGCCTGCCCGTGGGAGCGCGCCGTCGACCGCTGGACCCGGTGCACCCGGATCACCGACCCGACCGCGACCCGAGGGGCCCGGGCATGA
- a CDS encoding MFS transporter, with amino-acid sequence MKTLASRFATFDRPSKLLMINQFGINVGFYMLMPYLAGYLAGPLGLATWAIGLVLGVRNFSQQGMFLLGGTLADRFGCKPLIVAGCLLRTGGFALLAVADTLPALVVASAATGFAGALFNPAVRAYLAADAGERRVEAFALFNTFYQGGILLGPLFGLALTALDFRVTCLVGAVVFAALTVLQLRSLPRQDVAASTARGSVLSQWRTVLGNRPFLLFGLAMIGSYVLSFQVYLALPLQVRAVAGSGTVGTALVTSLFVVSGAVAVFGQLRVTQWFGRRYGPARSIVAGMALLSGAFVPLLLVPDGDVLGPVPAVAAVLLSAALLALGTVAVFPFEMDTIVRLSGERLVATHYGCYNTVVGVGIMLGNLFTGTIFDLTRQAGVPQLVWAGLILIGAGCVLALAGLERSWKLAAAPDANPAATN; translated from the coding sequence ATGAAGACACTCGCCAGCCGGTTCGCCACGTTCGACCGGCCGAGCAAACTGTTGATGATCAACCAGTTCGGCATCAACGTGGGCTTCTACATGCTGATGCCCTACCTCGCCGGCTACCTGGCGGGCCCGCTCGGCCTCGCCACCTGGGCCATCGGCCTGGTGCTGGGCGTGCGCAACTTCTCGCAACAGGGCATGTTCCTGCTCGGCGGGACACTGGCCGACCGGTTCGGCTGCAAGCCGCTGATAGTCGCCGGATGCCTGTTGCGGACCGGCGGGTTCGCCCTGCTGGCCGTCGCGGACACCCTGCCCGCGCTGGTGGTCGCCTCCGCCGCGACCGGGTTCGCCGGGGCGCTGTTCAACCCCGCGGTGCGCGCATACCTCGCCGCCGACGCGGGTGAGCGAAGGGTGGAGGCGTTCGCGCTGTTCAACACCTTCTACCAGGGCGGCATCCTGCTCGGCCCGCTGTTCGGGCTCGCGCTGACCGCACTCGACTTCCGGGTCACCTGCCTGGTGGGGGCCGTGGTGTTCGCCGCGCTGACGGTCCTGCAACTGCGGTCACTTCCCCGGCAGGATGTGGCGGCCTCGACGGCTCGCGGCTCGGTGCTTTCGCAGTGGCGCACCGTCCTCGGCAACCGCCCGTTCCTGCTGTTCGGCCTGGCCATGATCGGCTCCTACGTGCTGTCGTTCCAGGTGTACCTGGCGCTGCCGCTGCAGGTGCGTGCCGTCGCGGGCTCGGGAACGGTCGGCACCGCGCTGGTGACCTCGCTGTTCGTCGTGTCGGGCGCGGTCGCCGTCTTCGGGCAACTGCGGGTGACCCAATGGTTCGGCAGGCGATACGGGCCCGCTCGAAGCATCGTCGCCGGGATGGCGCTGCTGTCCGGCGCGTTCGTGCCGTTGCTGCTGGTGCCGGACGGCGACGTGCTCGGTCCCGTACCCGCCGTGGCGGCCGTACTGCTGTCGGCGGCCCTGCTGGCGCTCGGCACCGTCGCGGTGTTCCCCTTCGAGATGGACACCATCGTGCGGCTGTCGGGCGAGCGGCTCGTCGCCACTCACTACGGCTGCTACAACACGGTCGTCGGAGTCGGCATCATGCTCGGCAACCTGTTCACCGGCACGATCTTCGACCTGACCAGGCAGGCTGGAGTGCCGCAGCTCGTCTGGGCCGGGCTGATCCTCATCGGCGCCGGTTGCGTGCTCGCGCTGGCCGGCCTCGAGCGGAGCTGGAAGCTGGCGGCGGCTCCCGATGCGAATCCGGCCGCGACGAACTGA
- a CDS encoding helix-turn-helix domain-containing protein, with translation MREYRVKPVRSLARGLRVLRVLQEMRAASLHDLHLATGIPKASLTRILHTCHREGLVWQRMADGAFLPSHIQQRRAKIDDAEWLVEIASPVLKRLCEQTRWPSVLSVPRLDYMETIETNSPLAYFDDVMAKPVGFRVNMLRSASGRAYLAFCADEEREAVLRRLRERDVAGHELAHDGERVRRIVEQTRRRGYSVRAPDFGGDYGRPRAESDDGRNSIAVPLRVAGQVLGCVNLTWRLRVMSAKEAARRHLPELRAAVREIEEEAARS, from the coding sequence ATGCGGGAGTATCGGGTCAAGCCCGTGCGTTCGCTGGCGCGCGGCCTGCGGGTGCTGCGGGTGCTGCAGGAGATGCGTGCCGCCAGCCTGCACGACCTGCACCTGGCCACCGGGATCCCGAAGGCCTCGCTGACCCGCATTCTGCACACCTGCCACCGCGAGGGCCTGGTGTGGCAGCGGATGGCCGACGGTGCGTTCCTGCCGAGTCACATCCAGCAGCGCCGGGCCAAGATAGACGACGCCGAGTGGCTGGTGGAAATCGCCTCGCCGGTTCTGAAACGGCTGTGCGAACAGACCAGGTGGCCGTCGGTGTTGAGCGTGCCGCGGCTCGATTACATGGAGACGATCGAGACCAACAGCCCGCTTGCCTACTTCGACGACGTCATGGCGAAGCCGGTCGGGTTTCGCGTCAACATGCTGCGTTCGGCCTCGGGCCGGGCCTACCTCGCCTTCTGCGCGGACGAGGAACGTGAAGCGGTGCTGCGCAGGCTCCGCGAGCGGGACGTTGCAGGCCACGAACTCGCTCACGACGGCGAGCGGGTGCGGCGCATCGTCGAGCAGACGCGGCGGCGCGGGTACAGCGTGCGCGCGCCGGACTTCGGCGGCGACTACGGCAGGCCGCGCGCCGAGTCCGACGACGGCCGCAACTCCATCGCCGTGCCGCTGCGGGTGGCGGGACAGGTGCTCGGGTGCGTCAACCTGACCTGGCGACTACGGGTGATGTCGGCCAAGGAGGCCGCCCGCAGGCACCTGCCGGAGCTGCGGGCGGCGGTGCGGGAGATCGAGGAGGAAGCCGCGCGGTCCTGA
- a CDS encoding acetoacetate--CoA ligase yields the protein MRLSAEVAEGELLWEPDQAWRDRTHLTAYLRWLERERGLRFADYAALWEWSVSDLPAFWQSIWDYFGVRASAPARCVLADRSMPGARWFPGAELNYAEHALSGEHRGGAAVLWAGEHTPLGAMSWQQFAGAVRVLATRLRELGVRPGDRVVAYLPNIPHTLIAMLATTSIGAVWAACSPDFGATGALDRFGQLEPTVLFAVDGYRYGGVERDRRDEVRALARALPGLRHVVSVRYLYPDQPVPADTLDWERLLDHPGVGAEEFSFEQVPFDHPLWILFSSGTTGPPKAIVHGHGGILLEQLKLHHFHMDLHEGDRLFFYSTTGWMMWNFLASSLLAGAVPVLYDGSPTHPDVDVLWRLAEEAEVSCFGASPSYVDLIDRAGLAPGERFELTALRTVVPAGSPVSAECTAWFYRNVKRRLWVATGSGGTDCCTGFVGGVPTLPVRAGEIQARSLGVAAHAFDDSGRPVTGQVGELVLTEPLPSMPVRFWGDDDGSRYRASYFEHFPGVWRHGDFFLVNERGGCFVLGRSDATLNRHGVRIGTAEIYRALDELAEIDNALVVNLHRPGGGFHMPLFVTLTEGTVLDDALRAKINDQLRHTRTPRHVPDEIVAVPAIPMTISGKKLEIPVRRILQGEPVEQVADRSALADPSALDAFVEYARNQPN from the coding sequence GTGAGACTCAGTGCTGAGGTGGCCGAGGGCGAGCTGCTGTGGGAACCGGACCAGGCATGGCGCGACCGCACGCACCTGACCGCCTACCTGCGGTGGCTGGAACGTGAACGTGGGTTGCGTTTCGCCGACTACGCGGCGCTGTGGGAGTGGTCGGTGTCGGACCTACCCGCGTTCTGGCAGTCGATCTGGGACTACTTCGGCGTGCGTGCGTCGGCACCGGCGCGGTGCGTCCTCGCGGATCGCTCGATGCCGGGGGCGCGATGGTTTCCCGGCGCGGAGCTGAACTACGCCGAGCACGCCCTTTCCGGGGAGCACCGCGGCGGTGCCGCCGTGCTGTGGGCGGGCGAGCACACGCCGCTGGGTGCGATGTCGTGGCAGCAGTTCGCGGGCGCGGTGCGCGTGCTGGCCACCCGACTTCGTGAGCTGGGTGTGCGCCCCGGTGACCGGGTGGTGGCCTACCTGCCGAACATCCCGCACACGCTCATCGCCATGCTGGCGACCACCAGCATCGGCGCGGTGTGGGCCGCCTGCTCACCCGACTTCGGCGCGACCGGCGCGCTCGACCGGTTCGGCCAACTCGAGCCGACCGTGCTGTTCGCCGTCGACGGCTACCGCTACGGCGGCGTCGAGCGCGACCGCCGCGACGAGGTCCGCGCGCTCGCGCGTGCGCTGCCGGGGTTACGGCACGTCGTGTCGGTGCGCTACCTGTACCCCGACCAACCCGTGCCCGCGGACACCCTCGACTGGGAACGGCTGCTCGACCACCCCGGCGTCGGCGCGGAGGAGTTCAGCTTCGAGCAGGTTCCGTTCGACCATCCACTGTGGATACTGTTCTCCTCCGGCACCACGGGCCCGCCGAAGGCGATCGTGCACGGGCACGGCGGCATCCTGCTCGAGCAGTTGAAGCTGCACCACTTCCACATGGATCTGCACGAGGGCGACCGGTTGTTCTTCTACAGCACCACCGGTTGGATGATGTGGAACTTCCTGGCGAGCTCGTTGCTGGCGGGTGCCGTTCCGGTGCTCTACGACGGCAGCCCCACCCATCCGGACGTCGACGTGCTGTGGCGGCTCGCCGAGGAGGCCGAGGTCAGCTGCTTCGGGGCAAGTCCCTCCTATGTAGACCTGATTGACCGGGCGGGGCTGGCCCCGGGTGAGCGGTTCGAGCTGACCGCGCTGCGCACCGTGGTACCCGCCGGGTCGCCGGTCTCGGCGGAGTGCACGGCGTGGTTCTACCGCAACGTCAAACGCCGGTTGTGGGTCGCCACCGGCAGCGGGGGCACCGACTGCTGCACCGGGTTCGTCGGCGGGGTGCCGACACTGCCGGTGCGCGCGGGCGAGATCCAGGCGCGCTCCCTGGGCGTGGCCGCCCACGCCTTCGACGACAGCGGCAGGCCGGTGACCGGCCAGGTCGGCGAGCTCGTGCTCACCGAGCCGTTGCCCTCCATGCCGGTGCGGTTCTGGGGCGACGACGACGGCAGCCGCTACCGGGCCTCGTACTTCGAACACTTCCCCGGCGTGTGGCGCCACGGTGACTTCTTCCTGGTGAACGAGCGGGGTGGCTGCTTCGTCCTCGGCCGCTCCGACGCCACCCTGAACCGCCACGGTGTGCGCATCGGCACGGCGGAGATCTATCGGGCGCTGGACGAGCTGGCCGAGATCGACAATGCTCTTGTGGTGAACCTGCACCGCCCCGGCGGCGGGTTCCACATGCCGCTGTTCGTCACGCTGACGGAGGGCACCGTGCTGGATGACGCGTTACGCGCGAAGATCAACGACCAACTCCGGCACACCCGTACCCCCCGCCACGTTCCCGACGAGATCGTGGCCGTTCCCGCGATCCCCATGACGATCTCCGGCAAGAAGCTGGAGATCCCCGTCCGCCGCATCCTGCAGGGCGAACCGGTGGAGCAGGTGGCCGACCGCTCCGCCCTGGCAGATCCCTCCGCGCTGGACGCGTTCGTCGAGTACGCCCGTAACCAACCCAACTGA
- a CDS encoding PEP-utilizing enzyme produces MNKAGAFPLPSQIGDVPGAENWRSMYPYFTRFQPEDDQRFWFYNSMHFPEPLSAFDAITAEVPYTAIGANTARVFAFPTTLGIEHRIVNGRVYITANPVLDPDEIARRNEVFTERAGYYYANWDRLFGEWKDRITDLIDQIESIKVPTLPEFDDTEVVTQARGIAQNHYVRENYHRCIDLFSKMWHHHTEFLMLGYGAYVVFFEFCKQAFPEIPDQTVARMVAGIDVVMYRPDDELKRLAALAVEVGVDDLFVEGCDPAKVLDALGNRGEGGARWLAALEEAKRPWFNVSTGDGFYHHHRSWNDDLTVPFAALPRYVELARKGELRSRPTEQLKQERERIAAEYRDLLGSDEERAAFDQMLGLCRVVFPYVEDHKFYCEHWFTTQFFDRIRDFGKLLCDNGVLDSAEDIFQLHHNEIDSALADVMLAWSSGGKPRGGDHFKPIVAQRKRMLEALREWSPPPALGPVPEALNDPAVKMLWGITSETIEAWARADDDDAVSGYAAAPGVVEGVARVLMSVNDIGQVREGEVLVCPVTAPSWGPVFGKIAAAVSDIGGTMSHAAIVAREYGMPAVVGTGNATKKLRTGQRVRVDGDRGIVTVLEDGAA; encoded by the coding sequence ATGAACAAGGCAGGCGCATTCCCGTTGCCCTCGCAGATCGGTGACGTGCCGGGCGCGGAGAACTGGCGGTCGATGTACCCCTACTTCACCCGCTTCCAGCCGGAGGACGACCAGCGGTTCTGGTTCTACAACTCGATGCACTTCCCCGAGCCGCTGTCCGCCTTCGACGCCATCACCGCCGAGGTGCCCTACACCGCGATCGGCGCCAACACGGCGAGGGTGTTCGCCTTCCCCACCACGCTCGGCATCGAACACCGCATCGTCAACGGCCGCGTGTACATCACGGCCAACCCCGTGCTCGATCCCGACGAGATCGCCAGACGCAACGAGGTCTTCACCGAGCGGGCAGGCTACTACTACGCCAACTGGGACCGGCTGTTCGGCGAGTGGAAGGACCGCATCACCGACCTGATCGACCAGATCGAGTCCATCAAGGTGCCCACCCTGCCCGAGTTCGACGACACCGAAGTGGTGACGCAGGCCCGCGGCATCGCGCAGAACCACTACGTGCGCGAGAACTACCACCGCTGCATCGACCTGTTCTCCAAGATGTGGCACCACCACACCGAGTTCCTCATGCTCGGCTACGGCGCCTACGTGGTGTTCTTCGAGTTCTGCAAGCAGGCCTTCCCCGAGATCCCCGACCAGACGGTGGCGCGCATGGTGGCGGGCATCGACGTGGTGATGTACCGGCCGGACGACGAGTTGAAGCGGCTGGCCGCACTCGCCGTCGAGGTCGGCGTCGACGACCTGTTCGTGGAGGGATGCGACCCGGCGAAGGTGCTCGACGCGCTCGGCAACCGGGGCGAGGGCGGTGCGCGCTGGCTCGCCGCGCTGGAGGAAGCCAAGCGGCCGTGGTTCAACGTCTCCACCGGAGACGGCTTCTACCACCACCACCGAAGCTGGAACGACGACCTCACGGTGCCCTTCGCCGCGCTCCCCCGCTACGTGGAGCTGGCTCGCAAGGGCGAGTTGCGGTCCAGACCCACCGAGCAACTCAAGCAGGAACGCGAGCGCATCGCGGCCGAATACCGCGACCTGCTGGGCAGCGACGAGGAAAGGGCCGCGTTCGACCAGATGCTCGGCCTGTGCCGGGTCGTGTTCCCCTACGTCGAGGACCACAAGTTCTACTGCGAGCACTGGTTCACCACGCAGTTCTTCGACCGCATCCGCGACTTCGGAAAGCTGCTGTGCGACAACGGCGTCCTCGACTCCGCCGAGGACATCTTCCAGCTGCACCACAACGAGATCGACTCCGCACTCGCCGACGTCATGCTCGCCTGGTCCAGCGGCGGCAAACCGCGAGGCGGCGACCACTTCAAACCGATCGTCGCGCAGCGCAAGCGGATGCTGGAGGCGCTGCGCGAGTGGTCGCCGCCACCGGCGCTCGGGCCGGTGCCGGAGGCGCTCAACGACCCCGCGGTGAAGATGCTGTGGGGCATCACCAGCGAGACGATCGAAGCCTGGGCGCGAGCCGACGACGACGACGCGGTGAGCGGGTACGCGGCCGCACCTGGTGTCGTGGAGGGTGTCGCGCGGGTGCTGATGAGCGTCAACGACATCGGTCAGGTCCGCGAGGGCGAGGTCCTGGTGTGCCCGGTGACGGCGCCGAGCTGGGGCCCGGTGTTCGGCAAGATCGCCGCCGCCGTGTCCGACATCGGCGGCACCATGTCCCACGCCGCGATCGTCGCAAGGGAGTACGGCATGCCGGCGGTGGTCGGCACCGGCAACGCCACGAAGAAGCTTCGCACCGGGCAGCGCGTTCGCGTGGACGGCGATCGAGGGATCGTGACCGTCCTCGAGGACGGTGCGGCGTGA
- a CDS encoding PEP/pyruvate-binding domain-containing protein, translating into MSGGTDHTRYVAEFMRLGKHDVDRAGGKGAGLGELTRAGAKVPPGCVVTTAAFELAVDDSVRATARRLAAGDVDDTTALADAAAKLRRRVESAPLPPPVREAIGRHYRELDAGPVAVRSSATAEDGADASFAGLQDTYLWVRGEQAVCDAVRRCWASLYSAESLTYRGRRGLPEDGLSMAVVVQRMVEPKAAGVMFTRSPLTGDRSVIAVEGCWGLGSALVSGDVTPDSFVVNKVTGEVLSRSVPAKLRLHRMDPSGSGVLADDVPAELREVPCLSDGEIGELVRLGRAIERHFGCPQDIEWAITEAGEVFLLQSRPETVWAAREQPPVAVPKARAFDHVLDLLGGGA; encoded by the coding sequence GTGAGCGGCGGCACCGACCACACCCGCTACGTCGCCGAGTTCATGCGGCTGGGCAAGCACGACGTGGACCGGGCGGGCGGCAAGGGTGCCGGGCTGGGCGAGCTGACCAGAGCAGGCGCCAAGGTACCTCCGGGTTGCGTGGTCACCACGGCGGCGTTCGAACTGGCCGTGGACGACTCTGTTCGTGCCACGGCCCGGCGGCTGGCAGCGGGAGACGTCGACGACACCACCGCACTGGCCGACGCCGCGGCGAAGCTGCGGCGGCGGGTGGAGTCGGCGCCGCTGCCTCCGCCGGTGCGCGAGGCGATCGGGCGGCACTACCGGGAACTGGACGCGGGTCCGGTGGCGGTGCGCTCCAGCGCCACCGCGGAGGACGGTGCCGACGCCAGCTTCGCGGGCCTGCAGGACACCTACCTGTGGGTGCGCGGCGAGCAGGCGGTGTGCGACGCCGTGCGGCGGTGCTGGGCGAGCCTGTACAGCGCGGAGTCGCTGACCTACCGCGGCCGCCGCGGGCTGCCGGAGGACGGGTTGTCGATGGCCGTGGTGGTGCAGCGGATGGTGGAGCCGAAGGCGGCGGGGGTGATGTTCACCCGCAGCCCGCTCACCGGCGACCGCTCGGTGATCGCCGTGGAGGGCTGTTGGGGGCTGGGGTCGGCGCTGGTGAGCGGCGACGTCACCCCGGACAGCTTCGTGGTGAACAAGGTGACCGGCGAGGTACTGAGCCGGTCGGTGCCCGCCAAGCTCCGGCTTCACCGGATGGACCCCTCCGGCAGCGGCGTGCTCGCCGACGACGTGCCTGCCGAGTTGCGCGAGGTGCCGTGCCTTTCCGACGGCGAGATCGGGGAACTGGTCCGCCTCGGCAGGGCGATCGAGCGGCATTTCGGCTGCCCGCAGGACATCGAGTGGGCCATCACCGAAGCGGGCGAGGTGTTCCTGCTGCAGAGCAGGCCGGAAACGGTATGGGCTGCCAGGGAGCAGCCGCCGGTCGCGGTCCCCAAGGCCCGCGCGTTCGACCACGTGCTCGACCTGCTCGGGGGTGGCGCGTGA
- a CDS encoding acetyl-CoA carboxylase biotin carboxyl carrier protein: MNPGNLTDEDVRDILELIDSTTVAELHLRTSRFSLSLRRDGGGWTRTTTVHADAAEGEQAQRHERGDAEQVPPGLVPVRAPLPGTFYRAPKPGAAPFVEVGDRVEDTTVVGIVETMKLMNSVVAGTAGTVAEIRLGNAESAAQGAVLVLIDPDGS; the protein is encoded by the coding sequence GTGAATCCGGGCAACCTGACCGACGAGGACGTGCGCGACATCCTCGAACTCATCGACAGCACCACCGTAGCTGAGCTGCACCTGCGCACCTCGCGGTTCAGTCTCAGTCTGCGCCGCGACGGCGGGGGCTGGACGCGGACCACGACGGTGCACGCCGACGCGGCCGAAGGTGAGCAGGCCCAGCGGCACGAGCGGGGCGATGCCGAGCAGGTGCCGCCCGGTCTGGTGCCGGTGCGGGCGCCGCTGCCCGGCACGTTCTACCGCGCGCCCAAGCCGGGCGCCGCACCGTTCGTCGAGGTGGGCGACCGCGTCGAGGACACCACGGTGGTCGGCATCGTCGAGACGATGAAGCTGATGAACTCCGTGGTCGCGGGCACGGCGGGCACGGTCGCCGAGATCCGGCTCGGCAACGCCGAATCCGCCGCGCAGGGTGCCGTGCTCGTCCTGATCGATCCGGACGGCTCATGA
- a CDS encoding acetyl-CoA carboxylase biotin carboxylase subunit encodes MTAARHRTETGTAATARPLRRVLVANRGEIAARIIRTCRRLGIEAVLAVSDTDADSLPARLADATVRLGPPPSSASYLDVSAVVSAAVACGAQAVHPGYGFLSENQRLARACGDAGIVFVGATPAQLAAVGDKLRARGHAEAAGIPVVPGGESTESADAAELAERIGFPLLVKAVGGGGGRGMKRVTDPAELRSTVELAMSEAQAAFGDPRVYLERFIASGRHVEVQLLGDGERVVHLGTRDCSVQRRYQKLIEEAPAPMLDEQLREEMHRAAVRFGQRLGYRGLGTVEFLVDTRRRSFHFLEMNARIQVEHPVTEAVTGIDLVAEQLAVAEGHPLRLTQAEVAPRGHAIECRINAEDWTNDFLPHPGTVSHAEWPAGEGIRVDTHVQAGSQVPPFYDSLLAKLIVHAPTRAAAVRRLRDALARCRVEGVRTTTGLHEAVVADRAFVAGGVDTAWFGRFLAGMGHG; translated from the coding sequence ATGACGGCGGCGCGGCACCGGACCGAGACGGGCACCGCGGCGACCGCGCGGCCACTGCGGCGCGTCCTCGTCGCCAACCGGGGAGAGATCGCCGCGAGGATCATCCGCACCTGCCGTCGACTCGGGATCGAGGCGGTGCTCGCGGTCTCGGACACCGACGCCGATTCACTGCCCGCGCGGCTGGCCGACGCGACCGTTCGGCTCGGCCCGCCGCCGTCGTCGGCCAGCTACCTCGACGTGTCGGCCGTCGTGTCGGCCGCCGTCGCCTGCGGCGCGCAGGCGGTGCACCCCGGGTACGGCTTCCTCTCGGAGAACCAGCGGCTCGCGCGGGCGTGCGGCGACGCGGGGATCGTCTTCGTCGGTGCCACGCCCGCTCAACTCGCCGCGGTCGGTGACAAGCTGCGGGCCCGGGGGCACGCCGAAGCCGCGGGTATCCCGGTGGTGCCGGGCGGCGAGTCGACCGAGTCGGCCGATGCGGCCGAACTCGCCGAACGCATCGGCTTTCCGCTGCTGGTGAAAGCGGTCGGCGGCGGTGGCGGCCGCGGGATGAAGCGGGTCACCGACCCCGCGGAACTGCGCTCGACCGTGGAGCTGGCGATGTCGGAGGCGCAGGCCGCGTTCGGCGACCCGCGCGTGTACCTGGAACGGTTCATCGCCTCGGGGCGGCACGTGGAGGTGCAGTTGCTCGGCGACGGTGAGCGGGTGGTGCACCTCGGCACCAGGGACTGCTCGGTGCAGCGGCGCTACCAGAAGCTCATCGAGGAGGCGCCCGCCCCCATGCTGGACGAGCAGCTGCGCGAGGAGATGCACCGCGCCGCCGTGCGATTCGGACAGCGGCTGGGCTACCGCGGGCTGGGCACCGTGGAGTTCCTGGTGGACACCCGGCGGCGGAGTTTCCACTTCCTCGAGATGAACGCGCGTATCCAGGTGGAGCATCCGGTGACCGAGGCCGTCACCGGCATCGACCTTGTCGCCGAGCAGCTCGCGGTGGCCGAGGGCCACCCGCTGCGGTTGACCCAGGCCGAGGTGGCACCGCGCGGGCACGCGATCGAGTGCCGGATCAACGCCGAGGACTGGACCAACGACTTCCTACCGCATCCTGGCACCGTCAGCCACGCCGAATGGCCCGCGGGAGAGGGAATCCGCGTCGACACCCACGTGCAGGCGGGTTCGCAGGTGCCGCCGTTCTACGATTCGCTGCTGGCCAAGCTGATCGTGCACGCGCCCACCCGCGCGGCCGCGGTGCGACGGCTGCGCGACGCCCTCGCGCGCTGCCGGGTCGAGGGTGTGCGCACGACGACCGGGCTGCACGAGGCCGTGGTGGCGGACCGGGCGTTCGTCGCGGGCGGTGTGGACACCGCCTGGTTCGGCCGCTTCCTGGCGGGGATGGGCCATGGCTGA